In Acidobacteriota bacterium, one DNA window encodes the following:
- a CDS encoding TonB-dependent receptor has translation MNRLLRVLALLVLLFSFRSELLAQAATGELSITIADASGAVVKDAEVTVSGTDTGATVRVLKSNSQGIAQVPLLQPGRYNTHIVAEGFKTVDRNAVTVSVGSVVSLDVALELGEATQVVTVSGEAPLIEDKSETIAQVVSSKQVTDLPLNGRNYLDAANYVPGAIPTSSGRDNSFSAYGNTGLQNAFLLDGARNVNYLRGLDNRARDMVRPPLDALREFTVQTSNFSAEYGAAAGGVVNAITKSGTNQIHGSAYDFLRNDNLDAQNYFAATKPLLVRNQYGGSLGGPVIRDKAFFFAAYEGIHQRDETPQTATVPTALERAGNFSQTKNLAGFVIPIYDPNTTTGTGTAATRTQFAGNVIPSSRLNTIGSALAQYYPLPNTPSVGPNVFRRNAPERIDIKNGIARGDIQLSSKDSVFGRYAQTNSSTANEAALPAPASDPGIATTTSKGIGAGYTRIITNSLINEFRFSWATMGIESAGTLPRNEVIQGSLDQAVTEGMPTFNVSNITGLGAQGPCCGNSPLKKTSGVFDFADNVSWSHGRHQYKMGGEFLWIRPKTFSASNGRSSFGFTGVFSQDPRARGASGNAIADLLLGDANTLTTGTVAQNEERGIAYGIYAADQWQVTPELTLNYGVRYEYDSPFIEVQNRMANFVLDPGPLYGQFIFSGDSRLPRGLIYPDRNNIAPRVGFAYRVPGVKDMTVRGSYGIFYAQDEGTGVTNRLTSNPPFFGYGAVTTSSDQLNPATGFVLSSSASIPRPTPISPGSFVLVPTATATLVSWREHFQTPYVQQWSLSIQKQLPWDVLAEVNYVGNHGSQLLGLGQGNQPTVLNSTSVNSRRPLAAYTIAPVKTVDNWNSSQYEGVSAKFEKRFEKGYSFLNSLTYGHAFDLQNPALDLCDTCGVGNTIQNNYNRSANYASGDNDVRFRYVLTGIVELPFGRGKPWLGQNAIASAVLGGWAVSPVYQYQTGLPFTPGMSFDAANAGTLTRPTQLCNGNTGGAHTTQQWFNTACYINTAPYTFGNAGRNILRAPGKNQLNLSLQRNFPLPKLREGNLNLRLEGFNLLNHPQFNAPGGTIGNSLYGVITSSGDPRQMQIAARITF, from the coding sequence ATGAATCGACTTCTCAGGGTACTTGCTCTTCTTGTACTACTGTTCTCCTTCAGGTCAGAGCTGCTTGCACAAGCAGCGACGGGAGAGCTAAGCATAACCATCGCGGACGCATCGGGAGCGGTAGTGAAAGATGCCGAAGTCACGGTGAGCGGAACGGACACAGGCGCGACTGTGCGCGTCTTGAAGTCAAATAGCCAGGGCATTGCACAAGTTCCGCTGTTGCAGCCGGGGCGGTACAACACACACATCGTTGCGGAGGGCTTCAAAACAGTGGACCGCAATGCCGTTACCGTATCTGTGGGCTCGGTAGTCTCACTCGATGTCGCACTGGAGCTTGGTGAAGCTACGCAGGTTGTGACCGTAAGTGGAGAAGCTCCACTGATCGAAGATAAGTCTGAGACTATTGCTCAAGTCGTGAGCTCGAAGCAGGTGACGGACCTTCCATTGAACGGCCGCAACTACCTGGATGCGGCGAACTATGTCCCAGGCGCGATTCCTACATCATCAGGTCGCGACAACTCATTTTCCGCTTATGGCAATACAGGTCTGCAAAATGCGTTTCTATTGGATGGGGCGCGGAATGTGAACTATCTGCGCGGCCTCGATAACCGGGCGCGTGACATGGTGCGGCCTCCATTGGATGCGTTGCGCGAGTTCACGGTACAAACCAGCAACTTCTCCGCAGAATACGGCGCGGCTGCCGGTGGTGTTGTGAATGCGATCACCAAGAGCGGCACCAACCAAATCCACGGTTCGGCATACGATTTTTTGCGTAACGACAATTTGGACGCGCAGAACTACTTTGCGGCGACAAAGCCCCTGCTGGTGCGAAATCAGTATGGTGGCTCGCTAGGCGGCCCGGTGATCCGCGATAAGGCCTTTTTCTTTGCAGCATACGAGGGCATACATCAGAGAGATGAGACACCGCAGACAGCGACAGTCCCGACCGCGTTAGAGCGTGCGGGCAATTTCTCGCAGACGAAGAATTTGGCCGGTTTCGTGATCCCGATCTACGACCCGAACACGACAACCGGTACAGGTACGGCTGCAACCAGGACACAGTTTGCGGGCAATGTGATCCCCTCAAGCCGACTCAACACGATTGGTAGCGCACTGGCACAGTACTATCCGTTGCCAAATACGCCTTCGGTGGGGCCGAATGTGTTCAGACGCAATGCGCCGGAAAGAATCGATATCAAAAACGGTATCGCGCGCGGTGATATCCAACTCTCGTCGAAGGACTCGGTCTTCGGTCGGTATGCGCAAACGAACTCTTCGACGGCGAACGAGGCAGCATTGCCAGCTCCGGCATCGGATCCTGGCATAGCGACGACCACCTCAAAGGGCATCGGCGCGGGATATACACGTATTATCACGAACTCCCTGATCAACGAGTTTCGCTTCTCGTGGGCGACAATGGGCATTGAGTCCGCCGGAACGTTGCCGCGTAACGAAGTAATCCAAGGCTCGCTGGATCAAGCAGTAACGGAAGGAATGCCGACATTCAACGTGTCAAACATAACGGGACTTGGCGCACAGGGACCCTGCTGCGGCAACAGTCCACTGAAGAAGACTTCAGGCGTTTTCGATTTTGCCGACAACGTTTCATGGTCACATGGACGACACCAGTACAAGATGGGCGGAGAGTTTTTGTGGATTCGACCGAAGACATTTTCGGCATCGAACGGCCGTTCGTCATTTGGTTTTACTGGCGTCTTCTCGCAGGATCCGCGTGCGCGCGGCGCCTCAGGCAATGCAATTGCAGACCTGTTGTTAGGCGACGCCAATACGTTGACTACGGGCACGGTAGCACAGAATGAGGAGCGCGGTATTGCCTACGGCATCTACGCAGCAGACCAGTGGCAGGTAACGCCGGAGCTGACGCTGAACTATGGGGTGCGCTATGAGTACGACTCGCCATTCATTGAGGTCCAAAACCGTATGGCGAACTTCGTGCTTGATCCGGGACCGCTATACGGTCAGTTTATCTTCTCAGGCGACTCGCGCCTTCCGCGCGGACTGATCTATCCAGACCGAAACAATATTGCGCCGCGAGTTGGTTTTGCGTACAGAGTGCCGGGAGTAAAGGATATGACTGTGCGCGGATCGTATGGCATTTTTTACGCGCAGGACGAGGGAACGGGAGTAACGAACCGTCTGACGAGTAACCCGCCATTCTTCGGGTATGGTGCTGTAACAACATCGAGCGATCAGTTGAATCCTGCAACGGGTTTTGTGCTGTCGTCATCGGCCTCCATCCCGCGACCGACACCCATCTCGCCGGGTTCGTTTGTGCTCGTGCCAACTGCAACAGCCACCCTGGTGAGCTGGCGCGAGCACTTTCAAACCCCTTATGTACAACAGTGGAGCCTGAGTATCCAGAAGCAATTGCCGTGGGATGTGCTCGCTGAGGTGAACTACGTGGGCAACCACGGCTCGCAGTTGCTGGGACTCGGTCAGGGTAACCAGCCGACGGTATTGAATTCTACTTCGGTAAACTCGCGTCGTCCGTTGGCAGCTTATACGATCGCTCCTGTGAAGACGGTAGACAACTGGAACTCAAGCCAGTATGAAGGTGTCTCTGCAAAGTTCGAGAAGCGCTTCGAAAAGGGATACTCCTTCCTGAACTCGTTGACGTATGGCCATGCATTTGACCTTCAGAACCCAGCTCTCGATCTATGCGATACATGCGGTGTTGGCAATACGATCCAGAACAACTACAACCGGAGCGCAAACTACGCTTCGGGCGACAATGACGTTCGCTTTCGTTATGTACTAACTGGCATCGTTGAACTGCCATTCGGTAGGGGCAAACCATGGCTTGGCCAAAATGCAATAGCCTCAGCAGTGTTGGGAGGCTGGGCCGTTTCACCGGTGTATCAGTACCAGACAGGTCTTCCGTTTACACCCGGCATGAGCTTCGATGCGGCAAATGCAGGTACGTTGACGCGTCCAACTCAACTGTGCAACGGAAATACTGGAGGCGCGCACACAACACAGCAATGGTTCAATACAGCCTGCTATATCAACACGGCCCCATATACCTTCGGTAATGCGGGAAGAAATATCCTTCGCGCACCAGGAAAGAATCAACTAAATCTCAGCCTACAGAGAAACTTTCCGCTTCCTAAGCTGCGCGAAGGCAACCTTAACCTCCGACTGGAAGGGTTCAATCTGCTGAACCATCCACAGTTCAACGCTCCAGGGGGCACCATCGGCAATTCACTATATGGCGTCATCACGTCATCCGGCGACCCAAGGCAGATGCAGATAGCAGCAAGAATTACTTTCTAG
- a CDS encoding sulfatase-like hydrolase/transferase: MNRRTFIGMTSSAALAGLQKAEAMQPAKTMGDKRPNFLFMIADDLMFRTISSINNPEIHTPNLDRLVKRGCHFTHCFHQGSWTGAVCVASRTMLNTGLSSFRANRQDSANQATDKPMWGQTLREGGYDTFITGKWHLDAVGLQRSFSEMGPVAPGYLPSTPDMYNRPASGNNWQPMNKALFGHWLKKGLWLNKRGDETIQHSSELYADAAIEHLTKVIPQKKNPFFMYVGFNAPHDPRQAPQEYLDMYPVEKIAVPPNFLPEHPFDQGEHKTRDELLAPFPRTEYDVKVHRREYYAIITHMDAQIGRILDALHASGKADNTYVIMTADHGLAVGEHGLMGKQNQYECSMRIPLIITGPGIKAAKRVDEMVYQHSMYATTCDLAGIETPKHVEFPSLVPMLRNESTEPINDAMFGWLNVLQRSIRTKKHKLIFYAPINRYQVFDLEKDPWEVNDLVNDPAYAEVKRELIAKLKEVQKQLDDPMDIDHPERKYGVSSR; this comes from the coding sequence CCGCGTTGGCCGGCTTGCAGAAGGCGGAGGCGATGCAGCCTGCTAAGACAATGGGCGATAAGCGGCCAAATTTTCTGTTCATGATTGCGGACGACCTGATGTTTCGCACGATCAGTTCGATCAACAACCCAGAGATACATACACCGAACCTGGATCGGCTGGTGAAACGGGGATGCCACTTCACTCACTGCTTCCACCAGGGCAGTTGGACGGGAGCGGTGTGCGTAGCCAGCAGGACCATGCTCAACACAGGGCTCTCGTCATTCCGCGCTAACCGTCAGGACTCCGCCAATCAAGCGACGGACAAACCTATGTGGGGACAGACACTCCGTGAAGGCGGGTATGACACGTTTATTACAGGCAAGTGGCACTTAGACGCTGTGGGCTTGCAACGGTCGTTCAGCGAGATGGGGCCGGTGGCCCCGGGGTATCTCCCGTCGACGCCGGACATGTACAACAGGCCAGCCTCGGGAAACAACTGGCAGCCGATGAACAAAGCGCTATTTGGGCACTGGCTGAAAAAGGGACTCTGGCTAAACAAACGTGGCGACGAAACGATTCAACACTCGAGTGAACTGTACGCGGATGCAGCGATAGAACACCTGACGAAGGTGATTCCGCAAAAGAAGAATCCGTTCTTCATGTATGTGGGGTTCAATGCTCCGCACGATCCGAGGCAAGCCCCGCAGGAATACCTGGATATGTATCCCGTAGAGAAGATTGCAGTGCCGCCAAACTTCCTCCCGGAGCACCCGTTCGACCAGGGCGAGCATAAGACACGTGACGAGTTGCTGGCTCCCTTCCCCCGAACAGAGTACGACGTGAAGGTCCACCGGCGTGAGTACTACGCGATTATCACGCATATGGATGCGCAGATAGGCCGTATTTTGGATGCCTTACATGCTTCGGGCAAGGCGGACAACACGTACGTCATCATGACAGCCGACCATGGGTTGGCTGTGGGTGAACACGGGTTGATGGGCAAACAAAATCAGTATGAGTGTTCGATGCGGATACCGCTGATCATCACTGGCCCCGGCATCAAGGCAGCCAAGCGAGTCGACGAGATGGTGTATCAGCATTCGATGTATGCGACTACGTGTGATCTTGCCGGCATCGAGACACCAAAGCATGTGGAGTTTCCGTCATTGGTTCCCATGCTGCGAAACGAGAGCACAGAACCAATCAACGATGCGATGTTCGGTTGGCTGAATGTGCTACAGCGCAGCATACGAACGAAGAAGCACAAGCTGATCTTCTACGCGCCAATCAATCGATACCAGGTCTTCGACCTGGAAAAGGATCCCTGGGAGGTGAATGACCTGGTAAATGATCCCGCATATGCCGAGGTGAAACGGGAGCTGATTGCAAAGCTTAAGGAAGTCCAAAAGCAGTTGGATGACCCAATGGACATTGATCATCCAGAGCGAAAGTATGGCGTGTCGAGCAGGTAA